The Polaribacter sp. HaHaR_3_91 genomic sequence TTTACCAAACTTGGGTAGATGCTTATGGTAGTGTAGATCCTGCAGACGCAGATCCTAGATTTCTTCAGAAAAATACCCAAGAAGTTACTTATGGTTTAGATGATCTTACAGGTCTTTCTCCTTTAAATGACGAAGATCATTATTACTGTGTAGGAGCAGAAGATTTTGAAATAGACAGAGGTATTTTAAGAGGAGTAACTTGGGCTGTTAGAAAAGATGAAAATGGTGCTTTTTATACTTGTGATGAAGGTTATAGAATTTATCCAGTAAAGCAAATTAAAGGAAACGGTACAGATAAAAATGTAGATTACGTAAACCTTACTCAACAAGCAGATTTTACAAACGAAGGTAGAGCACACCATACAGGTTATCGAGTTTCTAAATATCAATTTAGCCACACTTCTAATAATGGAAATAACTACAGTAGTGTAGACTTAGTGTTAATGCGTTATGCAGAAATTTACATGATGCGCGCAGAAGCTAAATTAAGAAAAGGAGATGTTGCTAGTGCTTTAGCAGATGTAAATACAATAAAAACATCAAGAAATGCACGAGAACCAATAGCAACCGCTCTTTCATCAATAGATTTAGATGTATTATATAGAGAACTTGGTTTTGAGTTTTATTGGGAGGGTTTAAGAAGAACAAATCAAATCCGTTTTAGTCACTACGAAGATTCATGGACAGAAAAAACAGATACAGATGTAAATAATAGGTTATTTCCTATTCCACAAGTGGCTATAGATGGAGCTTCTAACACGCCAGGGTATTTAGAACAAAATAAAGGATATTAGTTGTTTATTGTTTTATTTTAAGGGAGCTCTTTTATAAAAATAGCTCCCTTTTTCTATTATAATATTAATAAAAATATACTTTCAAATTTTTTGAAAAATGAAGAAAATTATAATACTGAGTTTAATTTCTATGTTTTACATAGGATGTGAAAAAAAATCAGAAAAAAGAACCCAAGAAGAACCGTTAAATATCATTTTTATGATTGGTGATGGTATGGGACTTACCCAAATTTCTACTGCTTTTTATTTTGGAAAAGAAACGCCTAATTTTGAGCAATTTAAAAATATTGGTTTTATAAAAACACCAAGTACAAGTCATACAATTACAGATTCTGCGGCAGGTGCTACTGCTTTTTCAACAGGAGAAAAAACATATAAAAGAGCCATTGGCATGTCTAAAGATAGTTTGCCTTTGCCTACAATTTTAGAAACTTTACAAAAAGAAGACTATCAGACTGGTTTTGTAACTTTAACACCAGTTACACATGCAACTCCTGCTTCTTTTTATGCACATGTAAAGGATAGAGACTTACATGAAGAAATCGCTTTAGATTTAGTAAAATCTAATGTAGATTTTTTTGTTGGTGGAGGTTTAAAATACTTAAAACGTAGAACTGATAAAAAAGATTTATATACAGCGTTAATTGCAAAAAACTACCAATTAGATTCTGTGAGTTTATCAAAGTTTGATGTAAACAAAAAGAACGGATATTTACTAGCCGAAGAAGGTTTGCCTTCTAAAACAGAGGGTAGAAAAAGTTTTTTACAAGATGCAACTCAATTAGGTTTAGATTATTTTACTAAGAAAGGAAAACCATTCTTTTTTATGATAGAAGGTTCTTATATAGATTGGGGAGGACATGCAATGGATGCAGAGTTATTAAAACAAGAAGTCTTAGATTTTGACAAAACAATTGGTGTGGTTTTAAGATACATAAAAGAACATCCAAATACACTTTTAGTGGTTACTGCAGATCATGAAACAGGAGGTGTTAGTATTGGTAAATCTTATATGATAGATGAAGAAACCGGAGAAAAATCTGAAGAAGTAGATAATGTTTCTATCAATTTTAACAACGATCAACATAGTGGAACTTTAATTCCGGTTTTTGCAGAAGGGGAAGGTTCAGAAAATTTTCAGGGTATTTATGAAAATAATGAAATTTACCATAAAATGTTTAAAGCAATCAATAATAAATAAGATTAAAATGAAACAAAAAACAAATATATTTTTAATAGTATTGGTTTTCTTTTTAGGATTAAACAATACAGTTATTGCACAAGAAGAAGTGATGGTTCATTCTCACAACGATTACAATCAATCAGTACCTTTTTGGAATGCTTTTGCAAACGGAGCAACTTCTTTTGAAGCTGACATTTTTCTAAAAGACAACAATTTGTTTGTTGCTCATAATTATGAAGATATTTCCCCATCAAAAACATTAGAAGCTTTATATCTAAAGCCATTAGAAACTGTTTTTAATATGGAGTACAAAAAGGAAGAACAATTAATCCTTTTGATTGATATTAAATCTGATGCTTTTAAAACCTTAGAAAAACTTATAGAAGTTCTAAAAAAACATACTTCTATAATTAACAATAAGCAGATTAAAATTGTTGTTTCTGGAAACAGACCAAAAGCTAAAGATTATGTCAATTATCCTGATTTTATCTTTTTTGATTATCAAGAATTAGAAACTTCGGTTTCATCAGAAATTTGGAAAAAAATTGCTATGGTTAGTTTAGATTTTAAACAATTTTCTCAATGGAATGGAAAAGGAAGGTTAACACATGATGATGAAAATCGTATTGTAGAGGTTTTAGAAAAAGCAAATAAAACGAATAAACCTTTTCGTTTTTGGGGAAGTCCAGATTCTAAAAGAGCATGGAGAACTTTATCTGAAATGGGAGTTGCAATCATAAATACAGATCATCCTTTTAAGTGTGTTAATTATTTTAAATCTTTACCAAGCAGACTGGTAACTTCAACTACTTTTTCTGAAGTTTACAAGCCAAGTTTTAACAACGATCAAAAAGACTCACCTGTTAAAAACATTATTTTATTAATTGGAGATGGAAATGGTTTGGCTCAAATTTCATCTACAGCACTTGCAAATAATGGCGAATTAACTTTAACTCAATTAAAAAGTATTGGCTTTATAAAAACACAAGCTGCAGACGATTTTACAACAGATTCTGCTGCTGCAGGTACTGCTTTAGCAACCGGAGTTAAAACAAATAACAGAGCAATTGGTACAGGAGTAAATGGAGAGCCTTTAAAAAATATTACAGAAATTTTAAGCGAACAAGGTTTTTCTACAGCATGTATCACTACAGATAATATTTTAGGAGCAACACCCGCTTCATTTTACGCACATGCAAAAGATAGGTCTGATGATTCTATAATTTCTAAAGATTTAATTAATAGTAGACTTAATCTTTTTATTGGAGGTGGAGCTTCTACTTTTAAAAAGACAAACCTTACGGATAACTTTAAAATAGTTTCATCTTTTAATGATTTAAAAAATACTACGGATGACAAAGTAGGTTTTTTTATGTCTGAACATGGTATGAAATGGATTACAGAAGGAAGAGGTAGTGTTTTAGCTGATGCAACCAAAACTGGGCTTAATTTTTTAAGGAAAAAACAAAAACCTTTCTTTTTGATGATTGAAGCTGCAAAGATAGATCACGCAGGTCATTCTAATGATACCGCAGGAATTTTAGCAGAATCGATAGATTTTGATAAAGCAATTACAGAAGCTTTAATATTTGCAGATAATAACCCAGAAACTTTGGTTATTATAACAGCAGATCATGAAACATCTGGTTTTAGCATTCCGCAAGGCGATGTAAAAACACACCAAATAGAAGGTTATTTTGCTTCTTATGATCATACTGCAATTATGGTTCCTATTTTTGCATATGGAGCTAAGTCAAACGAGTTTCAAGGAGTTTATGAAAATAATGAAGTGTTTTCTAAAATACTTAAAGTTTTAAAATAGATAAAGATAATAGCAAATATTTTGTATAAGTTGCTTAATAGTGATTTTATACAAAATCGGTTGTATATAATTATGTAAAGCTATAGGTGTACAAAAAAAATACATTTATAGCTTTATACATGATCCATTTTTTAAATCAAAAAGTATATTTTTTCTTCCAATGAATGAGTCTTTTTGATAACCAATCTTTTTATCATAAACTTTATAGATATCAATCCAATTTTGAATGTTTAATTTTCTAAATTCCTTGATTAATGTGTAAAGTTTGTTATTTCAGGCAGAGTGGAAGATTATTTAAGGTTTGTCAGTTGTTATTTTAGAAAGACTATGAGAGTTTATTTATGAGATTGCTTCGTGCGATATAATTACAGTTTATAAATAATGGGTGTGTAACATATTAAAAATAAAAAATCATCTAAAAATTGCTTTTTAGATGATTTCCTTTATTTCTATCAGTCTGTAATTCCTACAAACAATCTTTAATCATTTTTACTGCTTGTTCTGCAGTTATATCTCTTTGAGGAGTTCCAAACATTTCGTAACCAACCATAAATTTCTTTACAGAAGCACTTCTTAATAAAGGTGGATAAAAACTCATGTGGAAATGCCAATGTTTGTTGTCATTACCATCTGTTGGTGCTTGATGAATTCCGCTAGAATATGGAAAAGAAGTATTAAAAATCTTGTCGTATGCTTTTGTTAATACAGAAATTGCTTCTCCGTATTGTAACGTTTCAGCTTCTGTCATTTCTAAGATGTTAGCCAAAGGCCTTTTTGGAACAATCATTGCTTCGAAAGGCCAAATAGCCCAAAACGGAACTAAAACTACAAAACCATCATTTTCAAAAATAATACGTTCTTGCTTTTCTAATTCTTGTGCTAAATAATCACCCAATAAACTACTATTGTTGTTATTGAAGTAGTTTAATTGTTGTGTGTTTTTTTTATCAACTTCGTTTGGTAAAGAAGATTGACTCCAAATTTGTCCGTGAGGATGCGGATTACTACAGCCCATTACTGCACCTTTGTTCTCAAATATTTGAACGTAATTTATGTTTGGGTTTTCAGACAATTCTTTAAACTCTCTTTGCCATGCAAAAACAACTTTCTGAATTTCTGTAGCCGACATGTCTGCCAAACTTTTTGAGTGATCTGGGCTAAAGCAAATTACCTTACAAATACCAGTTTCACTCTGTGCTTTTAAAAGTCCGTCGTTTACGTTAAACGTTGGCGAATCATTTTGTAAAGCAGCAAAATCATTTGTAAAAACAAAAACGTCTTTATAATCTGGGTTTACTTCTCCGTTAATTCTTGTGTTTCCTGCACATAAATAACAAGATTCATCATGTGTTGGTCTTTTTTCATTATTAACTTCTTCATTTTGTCCTTGCCAAGGTCTTTTTGCTCTATGAGGTGAAACTAACACCCATTCTCCTGTAAGAATATTAAATCGCTTGTGCGAATAGTCTTGTAAATTTGTATTGCTCATTTTCTTGTGTTGTAATTATTGGTTTACGATATGTGTACCTTCAGAAAGTTCAATAAAATACACTGAACATTCATTATTAAATTCATTTTTATAGGCTTCAGATGCCGTTTCTGCAAAAGCTTTTGCTTCGCTTTTATCAATTAAATTAATGGTGCAACCACCAAAACCACCGCCCATCATTCTTGCGCCTAAAACGTGTTTGTTTTTCTTAGCCTGTGCTACTAAAAAGTCTAATTCATCGCAACTTACTTTGTATTGATTAGATAGACCTTCGTGAGATTGGTAAATTAAAGCACCTAACAATTCTAAATTATTGTCTTCAATTGCCTTTGCTGCTTTTATGGTTCTGTTATTTTCTTGAATTACAAATAAGGTTTTTTGATAATTTGCAGGTGTCACTTTATCAGCAACAGTTTCTAAATCTGCTTCAGTAGCATCTCTTAATGCCTTTATGTTTAATAATTCAGATACACTTTCGCAAGCAGAACGTCTGTCATTATAAGCACTGTCTGATAAACTATGTTTAACGTTGGTGTTTATCAACATTAATTGATGATTTTCGAAATCAATTTTATAAGGATTCGATTCTACAGTTCTACAATCTAAATGCAATGCATGGTCTTTAATACCAAACATACTAGCATATTGATCCATAATTCCGCAGTTTACACCTACATAATTATGCTCTGCTTTTTGAGATATTAAAATCATTTCGTGTTTGGTTAAACCTAAATCAAACAATTCATTTAAACCAAAAACAACACTATTTTCTAAAGCAGCAGAAGAAGACATACCTGCACCTCCAGGAATATTTCCTTTAAAGATGATGTTGAAATTGCCAATCACTTTGTTTTTATTCTGTATTTCTGCAACAACACCAAAAACGTAGTTTTCCCAACTTCCTTCTTTAGAAGGCTTTATTTTA encodes the following:
- a CDS encoding alkaline phosphatase, whose amino-acid sequence is MKKIIILSLISMFYIGCEKKSEKRTQEEPLNIIFMIGDGMGLTQISTAFYFGKETPNFEQFKNIGFIKTPSTSHTITDSAAGATAFSTGEKTYKRAIGMSKDSLPLPTILETLQKEDYQTGFVTLTPVTHATPASFYAHVKDRDLHEEIALDLVKSNVDFFVGGGLKYLKRRTDKKDLYTALIAKNYQLDSVSLSKFDVNKKNGYLLAEEGLPSKTEGRKSFLQDATQLGLDYFTKKGKPFFFMIEGSYIDWGGHAMDAELLKQEVLDFDKTIGVVLRYIKEHPNTLLVVTADHETGGVSIGKSYMIDEETGEKSEEVDNVSINFNNDQHSGTLIPVFAEGEGSENFQGIYENNEIYHKMFKAINNK
- a CDS encoding alkaline phosphatase; the protein is MKQKTNIFLIVLVFFLGLNNTVIAQEEVMVHSHNDYNQSVPFWNAFANGATSFEADIFLKDNNLFVAHNYEDISPSKTLEALYLKPLETVFNMEYKKEEQLILLIDIKSDAFKTLEKLIEVLKKHTSIINNKQIKIVVSGNRPKAKDYVNYPDFIFFDYQELETSVSSEIWKKIAMVSLDFKQFSQWNGKGRLTHDDENRIVEVLEKANKTNKPFRFWGSPDSKRAWRTLSEMGVAIINTDHPFKCVNYFKSLPSRLVTSTTFSEVYKPSFNNDQKDSPVKNIILLIGDGNGLAQISSTALANNGELTLTQLKSIGFIKTQAADDFTTDSAAAGTALATGVKTNNRAIGTGVNGEPLKNITEILSEQGFSTACITTDNILGATPASFYAHAKDRSDDSIISKDLINSRLNLFIGGGASTFKKTNLTDNFKIVSSFNDLKNTTDDKVGFFMSEHGMKWITEGRGSVLADATKTGLNFLRKKQKPFFLMIEAAKIDHAGHSNDTAGILAESIDFDKAITEALIFADNNPETLVIITADHETSGFSIPQGDVKTHQIEGYFASYDHTAIMVPIFAYGAKSNEFQGVYENNEVFSKILKVLK
- a CDS encoding UDP-glucose--hexose-1-phosphate uridylyltransferase, with product MSNTNLQDYSHKRFNILTGEWVLVSPHRAKRPWQGQNEEVNNEKRPTHDESCYLCAGNTRINGEVNPDYKDVFVFTNDFAALQNDSPTFNVNDGLLKAQSETGICKVICFSPDHSKSLADMSATEIQKVVFAWQREFKELSENPNINYVQIFENKGAVMGCSNPHPHGQIWSQSSLPNEVDKKNTQQLNYFNNNNSSLLGDYLAQELEKQERIIFENDGFVVLVPFWAIWPFEAMIVPKRPLANILEMTEAETLQYGEAISVLTKAYDKIFNTSFPYSSGIHQAPTDGNDNKHWHFHMSFYPPLLRSASVKKFMVGYEMFGTPQRDITAEQAVKMIKDCL
- the galK gene encoding galactokinase produces the protein MSATLIKDVKETFIKEFKTEPLLIFSPGRINIIGEHTDYNDGFVFPAAVNKGIAAAIQKTDANNSTAIALDLDSTIKFELDKIKPSKEGSWENYVFGVVAEIQNKNKVIGNFNIIFKGNIPGGAGMSSSAALENSVVFGLNELFDLGLTKHEMILISQKAEHNYVGVNCGIMDQYASMFGIKDHALHLDCRTVESNPYKIDFENHQLMLINTNVKHSLSDSAYNDRRSACESVSELLNIKALRDATEADLETVADKVTPANYQKTLFVIQENNRTIKAAKAIEDNNLELLGALIYQSHEGLSNQYKVSCDELDFLVAQAKKNKHVLGARMMGGGFGGCTINLIDKSEAKAFAETASEAYKNEFNNECSVYFIELSEGTHIVNQ